The following are encoded together in the Drosophila takahashii strain IR98-3 E-12201 chromosome X, DtakHiC1v2, whole genome shotgun sequence genome:
- the Nt5b gene encoding cytosolic purine 5'-nucleotidase isoform X3, translating to MSDSAPNTPGPCSASALPKKYYRHAAHRVFVNRSLHLENIKYYGFDMDYTLAEYKSPQYEQLGFNLVKERLVSMGYPKEILQFEYDPTFPVRGLWFDTLYGNLLKVDAYGNILVCVHGFEFIKHHQVYELYPNKFLKLDESRVYVLNTLFNLPETYLLACLVDFFTNSSEFVRVERGIKAGDFLFTYKSIFQDVRRAVDWVHSDGDLKRRTTQNMAHYVKKDERLPTVLSRIRESGAKLFMLTNSDYTYTNEIMTYLFDFPHGATPEEPHRDWKSYFDVIVVDARKPLFFDEGTVLRMVDTKTGCLKIGTHIGPLQPGQVYSGGSCELFTKFINAKGKDVLYVGDHIFGDILKSKKIRGWRTFLIVPELVRELHVWTDECQLFAELQNLDIKLGDLYRDLDSSAKVKPDISQLRTCIRDVTHKMDMSYGMMGSLFRSGSRQTFFSSQVVRYADVYAATLLNLIYYPFSYMFRAPAMLLPHESTVAHDQAHQPPPALASQVTGSSSVAASPDEPARIVAGTEQQIKDSKDLHRASSIVHTRPSTPTVVTHTHDEDYSEEEETPSGAESSTGQPLRDASED from the exons AGTGTTTGTAAACAGATCGTTGCATTTGGAGAACATCAAATACTATGGCTTCGATATGGACTACACCTTGGCAG AGTACAAGTCGCCGCAGTACGAGCAACTGGGCTTCAATCTGGTCAAGGAGCGACTGGTTTCGATGGGCTATCCCAAGGAGATACTGCAGTTCGAGTACGATCCCACCTTCCCCGTTCGCGGCCTGTGGTTCGACACGCTCTACGGCAATCTGCTGAAAGTGGATGCCTACGGCAATATCTTGGTTTGTGTTCATGGCTTTGAGTTCATCAAGCA TCACCAAGTCTACGAGTTGTATCCCAACAAGTTCTTGAAACTGGACGAGTCGCGTGTCTATGTCCTCAACACGCTCTTCAACCTTCCGGAAACGTATCTTCTGGCCTGTCTCGTCGACTTCTTCACCAACAGCAGCGAATTTGTGCG CGTTGAGCGCGGCATCAAAGCTGGCGATTTCCTTTTCACCTACAAGTCGATTTTCCAGGACGTCCGACGTGCCGTCGACTGGGTGCATTCCGATGGCGATCTCAAGCGTCGCACCACGCAG AACATGGCCCACTATGTGAAGAAGGACGAACGCTTGCCCACCGTTCTATCGCGCATCCGCGAATCGGGCGCCAAGCTCTTCATGCTAACCAACAGCGACTACACGTACACCAATGAGATTATGACCTACCTGTTCGACTTCCCGCACGGCGCCACTCCCGAGGAGCCGCATCGCGACTGGAAGAGCTACTTCGATGTGATCGTGGTGGATGCCCGCAAGCCCCTCTTCTTCGACGAGGGCACCGTGCTGCGGATGGTGGACACGAAGACGGGTTGCCTGAAGATCGGCACCCACATTGGACCGCTGCAGCCGGGCCAGGTTTATTCCGGCGGCTCCTGTGAGCTCTTCACCAAGTTCATCAATGCCAAGGGCAAGGACGTACTCTATGTGGGCGATCACATCTTTGGCGATATTCTCAAATCGAAGAAGATTCGCGGCTGGCGCACCTTCCTCATCGTTCCGGAGCTCGTGCGAGAGTTGCATGTGTGGACGGATGAGTGCCAGCTGTTTGCGGAGCTCCAGAATCTGGACATCAAGCTGGGCGATCTGTATCGCGACCTCGATTCGAGTGCCAAGGTCAAGCCGGATATTTCGCAGCTGCGCACCTGCATCCGGGATGTGACGCACAAGATGGACATGTCGTACGGCATGATGGGCTCGCTCTTCCGTTCCGGTTCGCGGCAGACCTTCTTCTCCAGCCAGGTGGTGCGATATGCCGACGTCTATGCGGCCACGCTGCTCAACCTCATCTACTACCCCTTCTCGTATATGTTCCGAGCGCCGGCCATGCTCCTGCCGCACGAGTCGACGGTGGCCCACGATCAGGCCCACCAGCCGCCTCCGGCCCTGGCCTCCCAGGTCACCGGATCCTCCTCGGTGGCCGCCTCGCCCGATGAGCCGGCCCGCATTGTGGCGGGCACCGAACAGCAGATTAAGGACTCCAAGGACTTGCATCGCGCC AGCTCCATTGTGCACACTCGTCCCTCGACGCCCACCGTGGTGACCCACACCCATGACGAGGACTactccgaggaggaggagacgcCCAGTGGCGCCGAGTCTTCCACAGGGCAGCCGCTGCGCGATGCCTCCGAGGATTAG
- the LOC108060988 gene encoding uncharacterized protein gives MVYSQSCVLCDNPFAIHLVAPNAWSHFPFVFVVSSLVEGYVNWLVIMTPLETKKKRPSWRLWLNELPRQGSRPGPVLTLRYYKRNPAFRPRASMNGNPPEAETLASKFLATRNKLLGLLHRLEKVNTIVEESRRRRNPFQPATPMALAYEEIEKQMMEGILGWSDHEEVATNNAVGLKI, from the coding sequence ATGGTTTACTCCCAATCCTGTGTCCTGTGTGACAACCCTTTCGCCATCCATTTGGTTGCTCCAAATGCGTGGTCACACTTCCCTTTCGTTTTCGTCGTCTCGTCACTTGTAGAAGGATATGTGAACTGGTTGGTAATTATGACTCCGCTCGAAACGAAGAAGAAACGCCCCTCGTGGCGGCTGTGGCTGAACGAACTGCCCCGCCAGGGATCTCGCCCAGGACCCGTCCTCACACTGCGCTACTACAAGCGCAACCCCGCCTTCCGCCCGAGGGCCTCGATGAACGGTAATCCGCCGGAAGCCGAGACTCTGGCCTCCAAGTTCCTGGCCACGCGCAACAAGCTGCTCGGCCTGCTGCATCGTCTAGAGAAGGTGAACACCATCGTCGAGGAGTCCCGCCGCCGACGCAATCCCTTCCAGCCGGCGACTCCGATGGCGCTGGCCTACGAGGAAATCGAAAAGCAGATGATGGAGGGAATCCTGGGATGGTCTGATCACGAGGAAGTCGCCACCAACAATGCCGTCGGCTTGAAAATCTAG